In Chloroflexota bacterium, a single window of DNA contains:
- a CDS encoding response regulator yields the protein MGKTRVIIADDESLIRLDLREMLTNLGYLVVGEVGDGRSAVNLARELKPDIVIMDIKMPDMDGIEAAKILTEERIAPVLLLSAYSQQDLVERAREAGVVGYLVKPIRETDLAPAIEVALARFQEFLEMQKQVEDLQDALETRKLVDRAKGILMDRQGLTEAEAFRKIQKMSMNNRKPMKEVAWAIILAHQVGEG from the coding sequence GTGGGTAAGACTCGGGTCATCATTGCCGACGATGAGTCATTGATCCGGCTGGATCTTCGAGAGATGCTGACCAACCTTGGTTATCTGGTCGTGGGCGAGGTTGGGGATGGTCGCAGTGCCGTCAACCTGGCAAGGGAGTTGAAGCCGGACATCGTCATCATGGATATCAAGATGCCGGACATGGATGGCATCGAGGCAGCCAAGATCCTGACGGAAGAGCGCATCGCACCGGTATTGCTCTTGAGCGCCTACAGTCAGCAGGATCTGGTGGAACGAGCGCGCGAGGCCGGGGTGGTGGGCTATCTGGTGAAGCCCATCCGGGAGACCGATCTGGCGCCCGCCATCGAGGTGGCATTGGCGCGATTCCAGGAGTTCCTGGAGATGCAGAAACAGGTGGAAGATCTGCAAGACGCGCTGGAGACCCGCAAGCTGGTGGACCGGGCGAAGGGCATCCTCATGGATCGCCAGGGGTTGACGGAGGCCGAGGCCTTCCGCAAGATCCAGAAGATGTCCATGAACAACCGCAAACCCATGAAGGAAGTCGCCTGGGCCATCATCCTGGCACACCAGGTAGGCGAGGGGTAA